Proteins encoded together in one Rubripirellula reticaptiva window:
- a CDS encoding sulfatase family protein encodes MAWKHLCLAATCWAFFGPSVIEAVAVPPNFVVIFTDDQGYADVGCFGSPDIRTPRLDAMAADGMKFTSFYAQPVCGPSRAALMTGCYPMRVAERGNQKQVHPILHSEEVTVAEVLKSKGYATACFGKWDLAKHAQEGFFTDLLPTRQGFDYFYGTPTSNDRYANLYRNEELIEPNTQLATLTKRYTDEAIGFMRKNQSQPFFVYIPHSMPHTRLDASPPFKGNSKRGLYGDVIEEIDFNVGRILDAVNELGLADNTYVIFTSDNGPWLIKNASHADGHLPSDHGGSAGQLRSGKVSTFEGGVRVPCIVWAPGRVPDGATCDSIASTLDVLPTLAALAGATVPADRVIDGEDIRHLIHGEFDKANADKAFYYYLRVQLQAVRQGKWKLHLVRDKEPIGAAPFSKNRHIAAADRIGFDAPFLVDLDHDIGETTNVAVEYPQITRRLLGLAEAMRSDLGDFDRVGKNMRFFDLDGPRPTKPPVPSK; translated from the coding sequence ATGGCGTGGAAGCATCTCTGCCTAGCAGCAACCTGTTGGGCGTTTTTCGGGCCATCGGTGATCGAAGCCGTGGCAGTGCCACCTAACTTTGTCGTCATCTTCACGGATGATCAGGGCTATGCCGACGTCGGCTGTTTCGGGTCGCCCGACATTCGTACGCCGCGATTGGATGCGATGGCAGCGGATGGCATGAAGTTCACCAGTTTCTATGCGCAGCCCGTTTGCGGACCGTCACGCGCCGCGTTGATGACGGGCTGTTATCCCATGCGAGTTGCCGAGCGAGGCAATCAGAAGCAGGTCCACCCGATTCTTCACAGTGAAGAAGTCACCGTCGCGGAAGTGTTGAAATCGAAAGGTTACGCAACGGCTTGCTTCGGAAAATGGGATTTGGCCAAGCATGCTCAGGAGGGCTTCTTCACGGACTTGTTGCCCACGCGGCAAGGCTTTGACTATTTCTATGGGACGCCTACAAGTAACGACAGATATGCCAATCTTTATCGTAACGAAGAGCTGATCGAACCAAACACTCAGTTGGCGACTTTGACAAAGCGGTACACCGATGAAGCGATCGGTTTTATGCGCAAGAACCAATCGCAACCGTTTTTTGTCTACATCCCGCACTCCATGCCGCACACGCGGTTAGATGCTTCGCCGCCGTTCAAGGGCAACAGCAAACGTGGGTTGTACGGTGACGTCATCGAAGAAATCGATTTCAATGTGGGTCGCATTCTAGATGCGGTGAACGAGCTCGGTTTGGCGGACAACACTTACGTGATTTTCACAAGCGACAACGGTCCATGGTTGATAAAGAACGCGAGCCATGCCGATGGGCATTTGCCGAGCGACCACGGCGGTTCGGCAGGCCAACTGCGCAGTGGAAAGGTATCGACATTTGAAGGCGGGGTGCGAGTTCCCTGTATCGTCTGGGCGCCGGGCCGAGTTCCAGATGGGGCAACGTGCGATTCGATCGCAAGTACGCTCGACGTTTTGCCAACGCTGGCTGCCCTAGCTGGTGCGACAGTTCCGGCCGATCGTGTGATTGATGGCGAAGACATTCGGCATTTGATTCACGGTGAATTTGACAAGGCGAATGCGGACAAGGCGTTCTACTACTATCTGCGTGTTCAGCTGCAGGCCGTCCGGCAAGGCAAGTGGAAGCTGCATCTGGTTCGTGATAAAGAACCTATCGGCGCGGCGCCGTTCAGTAAGAACCGGCACATTGCAGCCGCCGATCGAATTGGTTTCGACGCTCCTTTCCTGGTGGATCTCGACCACGATATTGGTGAAACGACGAACGTCGCTGTTGAGTATCCGCAAATCACTCGGCGATTACTGGGTCTGGCCGAGGCGATGCGTTCGGACCTGGGGGACTTTGATCGAGTTGGCAAGAACATGCGATTCTTCGATTTGGATGGTCCGCGACCAACAAAGCCACCGGTCCCGTCGAAATAA
- a CDS encoding sulfatase family protein — MRNAIFVVLAMFGFGHVVLNAAESNTSKPNIVFIFADDWGYGDLGIHGSTFCKTPNLDRMAKEGIDFTNFTVNSPVCSPSRVALMTGQFPARQCVHQHFQSIGAHIKRGMPDWLDPQAPMLPRMLKEAGYKTGHFGKWHLGSVADSPSEDAYGYDRFATFNGSGKNEIKKDGLASVDHAVEFIREFKDQPFFVNLWLHEAHLAHYPLEKFLEQFKDLDEQKRVYASVIAEADEGVGRVFALLKELGLDQNTLVVFSTDNGPEFTRGEDSKIHLEGEEGLGGYYSVGETAGLKGRKRALFAGGIRVPFIVRWPGVVPPGKTDTTSVLTAVDLLPTFLEVASVALPNDFEPDGQSALSAFKGEPLTRTKPIYWEWKGGDSQDYTWPSLGIRDGKWKLLVNEEQKKIELYDLENDWAEKKDVAADVPDVVGQLSQKLGAWKESLPTAPSENSVSKARKKSSKKKTR, encoded by the coding sequence ATGCGAAATGCGATCTTCGTTGTTTTGGCGATGTTCGGTTTCGGTCACGTCGTTTTAAATGCGGCTGAATCGAACACCTCGAAACCGAATATCGTTTTTATATTCGCGGATGATTGGGGATACGGAGACCTCGGAATTCACGGCAGTACGTTCTGCAAAACGCCGAACCTGGATCGCATGGCGAAAGAGGGGATCGATTTCACGAACTTTACGGTCAACAGCCCCGTTTGTTCGCCAAGTCGCGTTGCCCTGATGACGGGGCAGTTCCCGGCGCGGCAATGTGTTCATCAGCACTTCCAAAGCATTGGTGCACACATCAAAAGGGGAATGCCGGATTGGCTTGATCCCCAGGCCCCGATGCTGCCACGCATGTTGAAAGAGGCTGGCTACAAGACTGGTCACTTCGGTAAGTGGCACCTTGGCAGTGTCGCTGACTCGCCGTCCGAAGACGCCTACGGCTATGACCGGTTTGCGACATTCAATGGGTCGGGAAAGAACGAGATCAAGAAGGATGGTTTGGCATCGGTCGATCATGCCGTCGAGTTCATTCGTGAATTCAAAGACCAGCCGTTCTTTGTCAATTTGTGGCTTCATGAAGCGCACCTGGCGCATTACCCGTTGGAAAAGTTTCTCGAGCAGTTTAAGGATTTGGATGAACAGAAACGTGTCTATGCGTCTGTGATTGCCGAAGCGGATGAAGGCGTTGGGCGAGTGTTTGCGCTTCTGAAGGAATTGGGGCTCGATCAGAATACGCTCGTTGTCTTTTCAACCGATAACGGTCCCGAATTTACTCGTGGGGAAGACTCTAAAATTCACCTTGAGGGGGAAGAAGGTTTAGGCGGCTACTATTCGGTCGGGGAAACTGCTGGATTGAAAGGGCGAAAGCGAGCACTCTTCGCCGGTGGGATACGCGTTCCATTCATCGTTCGATGGCCAGGAGTGGTACCGCCAGGAAAGACCGACACAACTTCCGTGTTAACGGCTGTCGATCTTTTGCCAACTTTTCTAGAGGTTGCCAGCGTCGCGTTGCCGAATGATTTCGAACCCGACGGGCAAAGCGCGCTCTCGGCATTCAAGGGCGAGCCGTTGACGAGAACCAAGCCGATCTATTGGGAATGGAAGGGCGGCGATTCTCAGGATTATACCTGGCCTTCGCTCGGAATCCGTGACGGGAAATGGAAGCTGTTGGTAAACGAAGAGCAGAAGAAGATCGAATTGTACGATTTGGAAAATGACTGGGCAGAGAAGAAGGATGTCGCAGCCGACGTTCCGGACGTCGTCGGGCAACTCTCGCAAAAACTTGGTGCCTGGAAGGAATCTCTGCCAACTGCTCCGAGCGAAAACAGTGTGTCGAAAGCCAGAAAGAAAAGCTCGAAAAAGAAGACGCGATGA
- a CDS encoding alpha-L-fucosidase, producing the protein MVLKKHVSCLLALIAVAWLCPASAQEMEKMWGEQVIKLRAENAERGQLFSEGNYAMFIHWGLYSLLGNEVDGKTYYGIGEWIMNPRMAGIPVEDYKQLAGKFNPTNFDAKEIARIAKDAGMKYIVITAKHHDGFAMYASKANAFNIVDATPWNKDPMKELAVACREAGLGFGFYYSHNQDWTFPGGGNGPKTDEDGNPATFDDYFAKKCLPQVNEITTEYGPIELVWFDTPGKMPKHYVEQLVELVHKNQPRALVSGRAGHGLGDYQTLGDMEVPRHNIEGMWESVDTTNDSWAYAWYDEYWKSPKEILHRLIACVGRGGTYMLNIGPRGDGSVPERAVKTLTDAGDWIRRYPQVVYNTDASPWQHALPWGDVTRKGNSLFLCVFNWPTSGKLYLPNLKTKIKSAQLHGSDKEQPLTWSQEGDWTVVTVPAKAPEKLVSVIQVDLESAPEVDPVWALDPDHETEVLAEFATVDNAKQDPKRWMEKFGEWKGIVHVHGFESGGKASWEVDVHQPGDYNVSLTYAGTGRLVWNVAIEGGQEIQNQQNSSHNYQSFPIGWLNFPKPGRYTVSAKCVDGDVASASLKTISFEPMN; encoded by the coding sequence ATGGTTCTGAAGAAGCATGTCAGTTGTTTGCTCGCATTGATCGCGGTGGCATGGCTGTGTCCCGCTAGCGCCCAGGAAATGGAGAAGATGTGGGGCGAGCAGGTCATCAAGCTGCGCGCTGAAAACGCCGAACGCGGACAACTGTTCAGCGAAGGCAACTACGCGATGTTCATTCACTGGGGTCTGTACTCGCTGCTTGGAAACGAAGTCGACGGCAAGACTTACTACGGGATTGGCGAGTGGATCATGAATCCTCGCATGGCGGGAATTCCGGTTGAGGATTACAAGCAGCTTGCCGGCAAATTCAATCCCACCAACTTCGATGCCAAGGAAATCGCTCGCATCGCAAAAGATGCAGGAATGAAGTACATCGTGATCACCGCCAAGCACCACGACGGCTTTGCGATGTACGCATCCAAGGCAAACGCGTTCAACATCGTTGATGCGACGCCGTGGAACAAGGATCCGATGAAGGAACTCGCTGTGGCGTGCCGCGAAGCAGGGTTGGGATTCGGGTTCTACTATTCTCACAACCAAGACTGGACTTTTCCTGGCGGCGGCAACGGGCCCAAAACAGACGAAGATGGAAACCCCGCGACCTTCGATGACTATTTCGCAAAGAAGTGCTTGCCGCAAGTCAATGAAATCACTACCGAGTACGGACCGATCGAGCTGGTTTGGTTCGACACGCCGGGCAAGATGCCCAAACACTACGTTGAGCAACTCGTCGAACTCGTCCACAAGAATCAGCCGCGAGCGTTGGTTTCAGGTCGCGCTGGACATGGGCTGGGTGACTATCAAACGCTGGGCGACATGGAAGTGCCTCGCCATAACATCGAAGGCATGTGGGAGAGCGTCGATACCACGAACGACTCTTGGGCCTACGCTTGGTACGACGAGTACTGGAAATCGCCGAAAGAGATTTTGCATCGCTTGATCGCTTGTGTGGGACGCGGCGGAACGTACATGCTTAACATCGGCCCACGCGGCGATGGATCGGTTCCCGAGCGTGCTGTGAAGACGCTTACCGATGCGGGTGATTGGATTCGTCGTTATCCTCAGGTCGTTTACAACACGGATGCTTCGCCGTGGCAACACGCCTTGCCTTGGGGCGACGTGACTCGCAAGGGCAACTCGTTGTTTCTTTGTGTTTTCAATTGGCCAACATCTGGAAAACTGTATTTGCCGAACCTTAAAACAAAGATCAAATCGGCACAGTTGCACGGCAGCGATAAAGAACAACCGTTGACTTGGTCGCAAGAGGGCGATTGGACGGTGGTCACCGTTCCAGCGAAGGCCCCTGAGAAACTTGTTTCGGTGATTCAAGTGGATTTGGAGTCGGCACCCGAGGTGGATCCTGTTTGGGCGCTTGATCCCGATCACGAAACCGAAGTGCTCGCTGAGTTCGCAACCGTCGACAACGCCAAACAAGACCCCAAACGTTGGATGGAAAAGTTTGGCGAATGGAAGGGCATCGTTCACGTTCATGGTTTTGAAAGCGGCGGCAAGGCGTCGTGGGAAGTCGATGTGCACCAACCCGGTGACTACAACGTCTCACTCACCTACGCAGGCACTGGCCGGTTGGTCTGGAATGTTGCGATCGAAGGCGGCCAGGAAATTCAGAACCAACAGAACTCGTCGCACAACTATCAATCCTTTCCGATCGGATGGTTGAACTTTCCCAAGCCAGGTCGGTACACCGTGTCAGCGAAATGCGTCGATGGTGATGTCGCATCGGCAAGCTTGAAAACGATCAGCTTTGAACCGATGAACTAA
- a CDS encoding arylsulfatase, producing MKPICILALMLVLAPLDGFAGTLPAKPNIIVVMPDDLHYGDYGCLGNPVLQTPSVDAFMKQSLLFTQFHVSPTCSPCRAALMSGRHEFKNGVTHTILERERMSLDTTTMPQMLKTAGYKTGIFGKWHLGDEEAYRPESRGFDEVYIHGAGGIGQTFPGSCGDAPDNTNIDPTLWHNGTFVKTKGYCTDLFFDQSIKWMDAKREAKQSFFAYVSLNAAHGPHVVPDEYCKNYVGKPNISEGLAKYLGMVENIDTNFGKMLAKLKEWDIEENTLVIYIGTDNGGGISRSLFNAGLNGGKNSVTQGGTLSPTFFRWPAGGIPAGMTCNALSAHLDLFPTLAEITGATMTEKMQEQAEGRSLLPLLKDPSADWADRTLVHHTGRWKNGGVADAKYSKAAIQNSRFSLVENKSLYDLKADPGETTNVIEDHPEVVTQLRAAYDKWWNDVQPLLVNEDVTPPTINPFQELYYQQFGGSPSESDLARMAGRSSKAAPAKSSANEERAERRRKAKAAAKIGN from the coding sequence ATGAAACCGATTTGCATTCTTGCCTTAATGCTTGTGCTCGCCCCGCTGGATGGGTTCGCCGGGACTCTGCCTGCGAAACCTAATATCATTGTGGTGATGCCCGATGATTTGCACTACGGCGACTATGGGTGCCTTGGTAATCCGGTTCTGCAGACGCCGTCGGTCGATGCGTTCATGAAGCAAAGCCTGCTGTTTACTCAGTTTCATGTCAGCCCAACTTGCTCGCCGTGCCGTGCCGCACTGATGAGTGGAAGACATGAATTCAAGAACGGTGTAACGCACACCATCCTTGAACGCGAACGGATGAGCTTGGACACGACCACGATGCCGCAAATGTTGAAGACGGCTGGCTACAAGACGGGGATTTTTGGCAAGTGGCACCTCGGAGACGAAGAAGCGTATCGCCCCGAGAGTCGTGGTTTTGATGAAGTTTATATCCACGGTGCCGGTGGCATCGGGCAAACTTTCCCCGGTTCTTGTGGTGATGCGCCCGACAATACCAATATTGATCCCACGCTTTGGCATAACGGAACATTTGTTAAAACCAAGGGATACTGCACGGACTTGTTTTTCGATCAATCAATCAAGTGGATGGATGCAAAACGAGAAGCGAAGCAGTCGTTCTTTGCTTACGTTTCGCTGAATGCTGCTCACGGACCGCACGTTGTGCCAGACGAATATTGCAAAAACTATGTCGGCAAGCCGAACATCAGTGAAGGTCTGGCAAAGTATTTGGGAATGGTCGAGAACATTGACACAAACTTCGGAAAGATGCTGGCGAAACTGAAGGAGTGGGACATCGAAGAAAACACGCTAGTTATCTATATCGGCACTGACAACGGTGGTGGAATCAGTCGAAGTCTTTTCAATGCTGGCTTGAACGGAGGCAAGAATTCGGTAACCCAAGGCGGTACGCTCTCGCCCACTTTCTTCCGTTGGCCTGCCGGTGGAATCCCAGCGGGTATGACATGCAACGCGCTCAGCGCCCACTTGGATCTGTTTCCCACTTTGGCGGAAATCACAGGCGCGACGATGACGGAAAAAATGCAAGAGCAAGCCGAAGGCCGCAGTCTGCTGCCGCTGCTAAAGGACCCCAGCGCCGATTGGGCTGACCGGACCTTGGTGCATCATACCGGACGTTGGAAGAATGGCGGCGTAGCCGATGCGAAGTACTCAAAAGCGGCGATTCAAAACTCGCGTTTTTCATTGGTCGAGAACAAGTCTCTCTACGACCTGAAGGCCGACCCTGGTGAAACGACGAACGTCATTGAAGATCATCCCGAAGTCGTGACTCAGTTGCGTGCCGCTTACGATAAGTGGTGGAATGACGTGCAACCATTGTTGGTCAATGAAGACGTGACCCCACCGACCATCAACCCTTTCCAAGAGTTGTACTACCAGCAATTTGGCGGCAGCCCAAGTGAAAGCGACCTAGCCAGGATGGCGGGCCGGTCATCGAAAGCCGCTCCAGCAAAATCCAGCGCCAACGAAGAACGAGCCGAGCGCAGGCGAAAAGCCAAAGCTGCAGCGAAAATTGGAAACTAA
- a CDS encoding sulfatase-like hydrolase/transferase — MAAPLIAAKPKPNVVLILTDDLGWQDVKCYDIDEPSPMETPNIDALAKKGVMFWQAYSPAPTCAPSRCAIMSGNHPARAQKTHVVGGAPPSPNNRHSRMMDPWYSGRMPAGEQTLAKTMTENGYFAGHVGKWHMAIDHNSFPQPEDQGFDFTRSDRGAHSGPKDRLTGFATDAEGDPYRLDANGFPYHQNNEDALAFIRENKDKPFFLYYATWLVHAPIHTRSKALLDKYAERLGVDPSDTYTKDVPGQQNPFYCAMVEMLDYYVGQVFAYLDETDDPRWPGHKLSENTYIIFTSDNGGMEGGPSERYTDNNPLDRGKISAKEGGTRVPLIIVGPGIAKGVQTDVLANGLDFYPTILSLTGSAVPQGKHLDGCDLSNLLFGDSANPALVKEADGQVRDTMTWHFPHGVALESTIRVGDYKLIRNYDHVSNASTPELELFQLYATKDGKQQRVDIEEAKNLASAMPEKTEAMNRELSKRLTEMKASYPYYNPNCDTDLPGKENVCTVVSHKKEGDTVTFTYQENGAKVVRADLLYTLNGGQRYEEWFRSPASLLAGMTVSAELPEGTTHFILNLVDENQFLRSYPEINNGGKAKASASALSVIDGDVVMVPVAVETTPSRSSKPSSFVEKDTNKDERLSRDEYVGHGTAGFDRKDKDKDGLLTPSEHSHPSFAFADQDKNEQLTREEFASIFERQFESLDKDSSGFVTADELSR, encoded by the coding sequence ATGGCTGCACCGCTTATCGCGGCGAAACCAAAGCCGAATGTTGTCCTGATTTTGACCGATGATCTCGGATGGCAAGATGTGAAGTGCTATGACATCGATGAACCATCACCGATGGAAACGCCGAACATCGACGCGCTCGCCAAGAAAGGTGTCATGTTTTGGCAGGCCTATTCACCAGCGCCGACTTGTGCGCCGTCGCGATGTGCAATCATGAGCGGCAACCATCCGGCGCGTGCTCAGAAGACGCATGTCGTCGGTGGTGCGCCGCCATCGCCAAATAATCGACATTCTCGGATGATGGACCCTTGGTACAGCGGTCGGATGCCAGCGGGAGAACAAACGTTGGCAAAAACGATGACGGAAAATGGCTATTTCGCAGGCCACGTTGGCAAGTGGCATATGGCGATTGATCACAACTCGTTCCCACAACCCGAAGATCAGGGCTTTGATTTTACTCGCAGCGATCGCGGTGCCCACTCGGGACCTAAGGACCGTTTGACGGGATTTGCGACCGATGCCGAGGGTGATCCTTATCGATTGGATGCAAACGGGTTTCCGTATCATCAAAATAACGAAGATGCCCTGGCGTTCATTCGCGAGAACAAAGACAAGCCGTTCTTCCTTTACTACGCCACGTGGTTGGTTCATGCGCCCATCCATACGCGGTCGAAGGCACTGCTAGACAAGTACGCGGAACGGTTGGGTGTTGATCCAAGTGATACGTACACGAAGGACGTTCCCGGACAACAGAACCCGTTCTATTGTGCGATGGTCGAGATGCTTGACTACTACGTTGGACAGGTATTTGCGTACTTGGACGAAACCGATGATCCTCGCTGGCCAGGGCACAAGCTAAGCGAAAACACTTACATCATTTTCACTTCCGATAACGGCGGGATGGAAGGCGGTCCCAGCGAGCGTTATACCGACAATAATCCGCTGGACCGAGGGAAGATCTCTGCGAAAGAAGGCGGCACGCGTGTGCCGCTGATCATTGTCGGTCCCGGAATCGCAAAGGGAGTCCAGACAGATGTGCTGGCAAATGGGCTCGACTTTTACCCCACGATCCTATCACTGACAGGTTCGGCGGTTCCGCAGGGTAAGCATCTTGATGGATGCGACTTGTCGAATTTGTTGTTCGGCGACTCGGCTAATCCTGCGCTGGTCAAAGAAGCGGACGGGCAGGTTCGCGACACGATGACTTGGCACTTTCCGCACGGCGTCGCGTTGGAAAGCACGATTCGAGTGGGCGACTACAAGCTGATTCGGAACTACGACCATGTCAGCAACGCTTCAACGCCAGAGCTAGAGTTGTTCCAGTTGTACGCAACCAAGGATGGCAAACAGCAGCGAGTGGATATCGAAGAGGCCAAGAATCTCGCGTCCGCGATGCCCGAGAAGACTGAAGCGATGAATCGCGAATTGTCAAAACGTCTGACTGAGATGAAGGCAAGTTATCCCTACTACAACCCAAATTGTGACACGGATCTTCCGGGCAAAGAAAATGTTTGCACGGTAGTCTCGCACAAGAAGGAAGGGGACACCGTGACGTTCACCTACCAGGAAAACGGTGCGAAGGTGGTGCGTGCGGACTTGCTCTACACGCTCAACGGAGGCCAGCGGTACGAGGAGTGGTTTCGTAGCCCAGCGAGCCTGCTCGCTGGCATGACAGTGTCTGCCGAATTGCCCGAGGGGACAACGCACTTCATTTTAAACCTGGTCGATGAAAACCAATTTCTGCGCAGCTATCCTGAAATAAATAACGGCGGAAAGGCCAAGGCGTCAGCGAGTGCCCTGTCGGTAATTGACGGCGATGTCGTGATGGTTCCGGTCGCGGTGGAAACTACGCCAAGCCGATCGAGCAAGCCGTCGTCGTTTGTTGAAAAAGATACGAATAAAGACGAGCGGCTCTCGCGGGATGAGTACGTTGGTCACGGAACGGCTGGTTTCGACCGAAAAGACAAGGACAAGGACGGATTGTTAACCCCGAGCGAACATAGCCACCCATCATTCGCATTCGCCGATCAGGACAAGAACGAACAATTGACACGTGAGGAGTTTGCGTCAATTTTTGAACGTCAATTCGAGAGTCTCGACAAAGACAGCAGTGGGTTCGTCACTGCCGACGAACTGAGTCGTTAA
- a CDS encoding sulfatase-like hydrolase/transferase, with product MKTASIFVLVLLAFGGNALSQDKPNVIIVMPDDVSHGVFTYYNPDSTSQTPHIDKLAETSVRLTDFHVSPSCAPTRAATLTGRSNSVAGIWHTIAGRSLLRNDEISIADVFEHNGYATGMVGKWHLGDNYPFRPKDRGFEYVAWTKGGGAGQQPDYWGNMHHSAHYWVNDELVEMTDEDDGLEGAFLTNSMFNRAFEFMEDKQKKNKPFFLYLPTAAAHSPWPEAPKDARSGLGSKPATVENIDKNVGRLINFLDDKALADNTILIFFTDNGSGEFTYRGGKISYYDGGTRVPSYVRWPAGGLGGEGQGRDVNVLTAHMDWLPTLMDMIGLDDVPNRPAKLKLHGQSFKHFLDTDTSNDPGAKFKDRKVTICNMRNETFDKYKQFSVKKDEWDGDTIVHKWRLTRKGSKSGWELWDVLVDKAQTHNIVDDPANFNILAELKQAYEDFYQLVAEREDEFARTVIGHPAEPVTQLNSHDFHKQELWNHKIVAEGVTGSGFLAVEFAKPGAYHFDLRRWPKEVADQSTLTTAPVGKVYDGKSTPKAIDVASARIKIWNGDDVYFDETKNAEAAADGVPFVVENLPAGPAFIQTWFYNSAGDMVGAVYYNYARPIRSAK from the coding sequence ATGAAAACTGCCTCCATCTTCGTTCTTGTTCTGCTTGCATTCGGCGGGAATGCCTTAAGTCAGGACAAGCCAAATGTCATCATCGTGATGCCTGACGATGTGAGCCATGGAGTGTTCACGTATTACAATCCCGATTCAACGTCGCAAACGCCTCACATCGACAAACTTGCCGAAACCAGTGTCCGGCTGACCGATTTTCATGTGTCACCGAGTTGTGCGCCGACACGCGCTGCAACGCTGACGGGGCGGTCCAACAGTGTCGCTGGAATCTGGCACACGATCGCGGGCCGAAGTCTGCTGCGAAATGATGAAATCTCGATCGCCGATGTTTTCGAGCACAATGGGTACGCCACCGGAATGGTTGGCAAATGGCACTTGGGGGACAATTATCCATTCAGACCAAAAGATCGAGGCTTCGAATACGTGGCCTGGACCAAAGGCGGCGGAGCCGGGCAGCAACCTGATTACTGGGGTAACATGCATCACTCGGCCCACTACTGGGTCAACGATGAGTTGGTCGAAATGACAGACGAAGACGACGGTCTGGAGGGAGCTTTTCTGACGAACTCGATGTTCAACCGCGCCTTCGAATTCATGGAAGACAAACAGAAAAAGAACAAGCCGTTCTTTTTGTACCTGCCAACCGCAGCGGCTCACAGCCCGTGGCCAGAAGCACCTAAAGACGCCCGAAGCGGACTCGGCAGTAAGCCGGCGACTGTGGAAAATATCGACAAGAATGTCGGGCGACTGATCAACTTTTTGGATGACAAAGCACTTGCCGACAATACGATTCTGATCTTTTTTACAGACAATGGAAGCGGCGAGTTTACTTACCGAGGCGGGAAGATTTCCTACTACGATGGAGGAACTCGAGTCCCCAGCTATGTTCGCTGGCCTGCCGGCGGACTCGGCGGCGAAGGACAGGGTAGAGACGTCAATGTTTTAACTGCTCACATGGATTGGTTGCCGACGTTGATGGACATGATCGGTTTAGACGATGTCCCCAATCGACCTGCCAAATTGAAATTGCACGGTCAAAGTTTTAAGCACTTCCTGGATACCGACACCAGCAATGATCCCGGGGCTAAGTTTAAGGACAGAAAAGTCACGATCTGTAATATGCGGAATGAGACCTTTGACAAGTACAAGCAGTTCTCTGTCAAAAAAGATGAATGGGACGGAGACACAATTGTCCATAAGTGGCGATTGACTCGCAAAGGTTCGAAGTCTGGCTGGGAACTCTGGGATGTGCTTGTCGACAAGGCGCAAACGCACAATATCGTTGACGATCCTGCGAACTTCAACATTTTGGCGGAACTGAAGCAGGCCTATGAAGACTTTTACCAACTGGTGGCTGAGCGAGAAGACGAATTCGCGCGGACCGTTATCGGCCATCCTGCCGAGCCCGTCACCCAATTGAATAGCCACGATTTTCACAAACAAGAGTTGTGGAATCACAAGATCGTAGCAGAGGGAGTGACCGGAAGCGGTTTTCTCGCTGTCGAGTTTGCCAAGCCCGGTGCCTACCACTTTGATCTTCGGCGTTGGCCGAAAGAAGTCGCAGACCAGTCAACGCTAACAACCGCTCCGGTTGGAAAAGTGTATGACGGCAAGAGCACTCCGAAAGCGATCGATGTCGCCAGCGCTCGGATCAAGATTTGGAATGGAGATGACGTCTATTTTGACGAAACGAAAAACGCCGAAGCGGCTGCGGATGGGGTTCCGTTCGTCGTCGAGAATCTTCCTGCTGGTCCGGCTTTCATCCAAACTTGGTTTTACAACTCTGCAGGTGATATGGTGGGAGCCGTGTATTACAACTATGCGCGGCCGATTCGATCCGCGAAGTGA